The proteins below are encoded in one region of Strix aluco isolate bStrAlu1 chromosome 8, bStrAlu1.hap1, whole genome shotgun sequence:
- the CZIB gene encoding CXXC motif containing zinc binding protein isoform X4, whose product MDSAPLKGGRGSATMVQKCKLCSRENSIGNVFERSWYLVCAEEDIMPLTSTLLIFSLLDILSQTIKPYNAEDSEKFKTIVEFECRGLEPVDFQPQAGFAAEGAESGTPFNDINLLEKDWNDYDEKTKESVGIYEVTHKFVKC is encoded by the exons ATG GACAGTGCTCCCCTGAAAGGAGGCAGAGGAAGCGCCACCATGGTGCAGAAATGCAAGCTGTGCTCCAGGGAGAACTCCATTG GAAATGTCTTTGAAAGAAGCTGGTACTTGGTTTGTGCTGAAGAAGACATAATGCCACTCACTTCTACACTTCTGATATTTTCTCTTCTAGATATTTTAAGTCAGACAATCAAGCCTTACAAT GCTGAAGACAGCGAGAAATTCAAAACAATAGTGGAGTTTGAATGCCGAGGTCTGGAACCGGTTGACTTTCAACCACAG GCAGGGTTTGCTGCTgaaggtgcagaatctggcacaCCTTTCAACGACATAAACTTGTTAGAAAAG GATTGGAATGACTATGATGAAAAAACAAAGGAATCTGTTGGAATCTATGAAGTTACTCATAAATTTGTAAAATGCTAA
- the CZIB gene encoding CXXC motif containing zinc binding protein isoform X2 has translation MGLKCGNCGEISEKWQYLRLMDSAPLKGGRGSATMVQKCKLCSRENSIGNVFERSWYLVCAEEDIMPLTSTLLIFSLLDILSQTIKPYNAEDSEKFKTIVEFECRGLEPVDFQPQAGFAAEGAESGTPFNDINLLEKDWNDYDEKTKESVGIYEVTHKFVKC, from the exons ATGGGG TTGAAATGTGGGAACTGCGGAGAAATCTCTGAAAAATGGCAGTATCTGCGATTGATG GACAGTGCTCCCCTGAAAGGAGGCAGAGGAAGCGCCACCATGGTGCAGAAATGCAAGCTGTGCTCCAGGGAGAACTCCATTG GAAATGTCTTTGAAAGAAGCTGGTACTTGGTTTGTGCTGAAGAAGACATAATGCCACTCACTTCTACACTTCTGATATTTTCTCTTCTAGATATTTTAAGTCAGACAATCAAGCCTTACAAT GCTGAAGACAGCGAGAAATTCAAAACAATAGTGGAGTTTGAATGCCGAGGTCTGGAACCGGTTGACTTTCAACCACAG GCAGGGTTTGCTGCTgaaggtgcagaatctggcacaCCTTTCAACGACATAAACTTGTTAGAAAAG GATTGGAATGACTATGATGAAAAAACAAAGGAATCTGTTGGAATCTATGAAGTTACTCATAAATTTGTAAAATGCTAA
- the CZIB gene encoding CXXC motif containing zinc binding protein isoform X1 — MGRIGLQLRATLENITRLRAEGEDFRWYLKLKCGNCGEISEKWQYLRLMDSAPLKGGRGSATMVQKCKLCSRENSIGNVFERSWYLVCAEEDIMPLTSTLLIFSLLDILSQTIKPYNAEDSEKFKTIVEFECRGLEPVDFQPQAGFAAEGAESGTPFNDINLLEKDWNDYDEKTKESVGIYEVTHKFVKC, encoded by the exons ATGGGG AGGATCGGGCTGCAGCTGCGCGCCACGCTGGAGAACATCACCCGGCTGCGGGCCGAGGGGGAGGACTTCCGCTGGTACCTCAAG TTGAAATGTGGGAACTGCGGAGAAATCTCTGAAAAATGGCAGTATCTGCGATTGATG GACAGTGCTCCCCTGAAAGGAGGCAGAGGAAGCGCCACCATGGTGCAGAAATGCAAGCTGTGCTCCAGGGAGAACTCCATTG GAAATGTCTTTGAAAGAAGCTGGTACTTGGTTTGTGCTGAAGAAGACATAATGCCACTCACTTCTACACTTCTGATATTTTCTCTTCTAGATATTTTAAGTCAGACAATCAAGCCTTACAAT GCTGAAGACAGCGAGAAATTCAAAACAATAGTGGAGTTTGAATGCCGAGGTCTGGAACCGGTTGACTTTCAACCACAG GCAGGGTTTGCTGCTgaaggtgcagaatctggcacaCCTTTCAACGACATAAACTTGTTAGAAAAG GATTGGAATGACTATGATGAAAAAACAAAGGAATCTGTTGGAATCTATGAAGTTACTCATAAATTTGTAAAATGCTAA
- the CZIB gene encoding CXXC motif containing zinc binding protein isoform X3, whose translation MGRIGLQLRATLENITRLRAEGEDFRWYLKLKCGNCGEISEKWQYLRLMDSAPLKGGRGSATMVQKCKLCSRENSIDILSQTIKPYNAEDSEKFKTIVEFECRGLEPVDFQPQAGFAAEGAESGTPFNDINLLEKDWNDYDEKTKESVGIYEVTHKFVKC comes from the exons ATGGGG AGGATCGGGCTGCAGCTGCGCGCCACGCTGGAGAACATCACCCGGCTGCGGGCCGAGGGGGAGGACTTCCGCTGGTACCTCAAG TTGAAATGTGGGAACTGCGGAGAAATCTCTGAAAAATGGCAGTATCTGCGATTGATG GACAGTGCTCCCCTGAAAGGAGGCAGAGGAAGCGCCACCATGGTGCAGAAATGCAAGCTGTGCTCCAGGGAGAACTCCATTG ATATTTTAAGTCAGACAATCAAGCCTTACAAT GCTGAAGACAGCGAGAAATTCAAAACAATAGTGGAGTTTGAATGCCGAGGTCTGGAACCGGTTGACTTTCAACCACAG GCAGGGTTTGCTGCTgaaggtgcagaatctggcacaCCTTTCAACGACATAAACTTGTTAGAAAAG GATTGGAATGACTATGATGAAAAAACAAAGGAATCTGTTGGAATCTATGAAGTTACTCATAAATTTGTAAAATGCTAA
- the MAGOH gene encoding protein mago nashi homolog has product MASDFYLRYYVGHKGKFGHEFLEFEFRPDGKLRYANNSNYKNDVMIRKEAYVHKSVMEELKRIIDDSEITKEDDALWPPPDRVGRQELEIVIGDEHISFTTSKIGSLIDVNQSKDPEGLRVFYYLVQDLKCLVFSLIGLHFKIKPI; this is encoded by the exons ATGGCGAGCGATTTCTATCTCCGCTACTATGTGGGGCACAAGGGCAAGTTCGGTCACGAGTTCCTCGAGTTCGAGTTCCGGCCCGATG GGAAGCTGCGCTACGCCAACAACAGCAACTACAAGAACGACGTCATGATCCGAAAGGAG GCTTATGTGCATAAGAGCGTGATGGAGGAGCTGAAAAGAATAATCGATGACAGCGAAATCACAAAAGAAGATGATGCGCTGTGGCCTCCTCCTGACAGAGTTGGTCGACAG gagctTGAAATAGTAATTGGTGATGAGCACATCTCCTTTACCACGTCAAAAATCGGTTCACTCATTGATGTAAATCAATCCAA GGATCCAGAAGGCTTGAGAGTGTTCTACTACCTGGTCCAGGACCTTAAGTGTCTAGTCTTCAGTCTTATTGGACTACACTTCAAGATTAAGCCAATTTAA
- the CPT2 gene encoding carnitine O-palmitoyltransferase 2, mitochondrial has product MAGRQLLLVLRRRAAAGWRRGYSSAGAAEYLHRSIVPTMHYQKSLPRLPVPKLEDTIRRYLNAQKPLLNDDQFRKTEELAHHFEKGIGRELHEQLVAQDNQNKHTSYITGPWFDMYLKAREPVVLNFNAFMSFNPDPKSEYNDQLIRATNMTVSAIRFMKTFRAGYLEPEVFHLNPEKSDTQIFKKIIRFVPSSLSWFGAYMVNAYPLDMSQYFRLFNSTRLPKLNRDELYTDEKAKHLLVLRHGNFYVFDVLDRDGNMLKPSEIQAHLKYILSDTSPAPAFPLGYLSSENRDTWALLRKNLLDNGNEAALQKVDSAMFCLSLDDFSIKDFVHLSHTMLHGDGANRWYDKSFNLIIAKDGTAGVNFEHSWGDGVAVLRFQNEVFKDSTKAPAISPQSQPASVDSCGAVQKLDFKLNDALKAGITKAKQKFDATVESLSLNLIQFREGGKDLLKQKKVSPDAVAQLAFQMAFLRQYNQTVATYESCSTAAFKHGRTETIRPASIHTKKCSEAFVKELVKHSTEELQKLIVECSKYHGRLTKEAAMGQGFDRHLFGLRYLASSKGIALPDFYQDQAYAQLNHNIISTSTLVSPAVQLGGFGPVVSDGFGVGYQVHDDWIGCNVSSYPTRNGKEFLQCVCKSLEDIFNVLKGKKIGS; this is encoded by the exons ATGGCGGggcggcagctgctgctggtgctgcggcggcgggcggcggcgggctggcggcggggctACAGCAGCGCGGGCGCTGCCGAGTACCTGCACCGCAGCATCGTGCCCACCATGCACTACCAGAAGAGCCTGCCCAG ACTGCCAGTTCCCAAACTAGAAGATACGATTAGGAGATACCTGAATGCCCAGAAACCACTTTTAAATGATGACCAATTCAG gaaaactgaagaacttgctCATCACTTTGAAAAGGGAATTGGAAGAGAGCTGCATGAGCAACTGGTTGCTCAAGACAATCAGAACAAGCATACTAGTTACATCACAG GTCCCTGGTTTGACATGTACCTAAAAGCACGTGAACCTgttgttttgaattttaatgcatttatgtCTTTTAATCCTGATCCGAAATCTGAATACAATGATCAGCTCATACGAGCTACAAACATGACTGTTTCTGCTATACGTTTTATGAAGACCTTCAGGGCTGGTTATCTTGAACCAGAGGTTTTTCACCTCAATCCGGAAAAAAGTGACActcagatctttaaaaaaattatccgATTTGTGCCTTCTTCACTTTCTTGGTTCGGTGCCTACATGGTCAATGCATACCCCCTAGATATGTCTCAGTACTTCAGGCTTTTCAATTCTACGCGGCTGCCTAAACTCAACAGAGATGAGCTTTATACAGATGAAAAGGCAAAACATTTACTAGTACTGAGACATGGGAATTTTTACGTGTTTGATGTTCTTGATAGAGATGGAAATATGCTGAAACCTTCAGAAATACAAGCACACTTGAAATATATCCTTAGTGACACCAGTCCAGCCCCGGCCTTCCCTCTTGGCTACCTCTCCAGTGAAAACCGAGACACATGGGCATTGCTGAGAAAGAATCTACTGGATAATGGCAATGAAGCAGCTCTTCAGAAAGTAGACTCTGCTATGTTTTGTTTAAGTTTAGATGATTTTTCCATCAAAGACTTTGTGCACTTGTCCCACACTATGTTGCATGGAGATGGTGCCAACCGCTGGTACGACAAATCCTTTAATCTTATCATAGCTAAGGATGGCACCGCAGGAGTTAATTTTGAACATTCCTGGGGAGATGGTGTGGCTGTGCTCAGGTTCCAGAATGAGGTTTTTAAAGATAGCACCAAGGCACCAGCCATCAGCCCCCAGTCCCAGCCTGCTTCAGTAGACTCTTGTGGAGCAGTGCAGAAACTCGACTTTAAGCTGAATGATGCCTTAAAAGCAGGAATTACCAAAGCCAAACAGAAATTTGATGCCACTGTAGAATCACTGTCTCTTAATCTGATTCAGTTCCGTGAAGGGGGCAAGGACCTTCTAAAGCAGAAGAAGGTAAGCCCAGATGCTGTGGCTCAGCTTGCCTTCCAGATGGCTTTCCTTCGACAGTACAATCAGACTGTTGCAACATATGAATCTTGTAGTACTGCAGCTTTCAAACATGGTCGTACAGAAACTATACGTCCTGCCTCTATCCATACAAAGAAATGTTCGGAAGCTTTTGTCAAGGAACTggtaaaacacagcacagaagagCTTCAGAAGTTGATAGTGGAGTGCTCAAAATACCATGGCCGTTTGACAAAAGAAGCTGCTATGG gtCAGGGATTTGACCGACATCTCTTTGGCTTGCGCTATTTAGCGTCATCTAAAGGTATTGCGCTGCCTGATTTCTATCAAGACCAAGCCTATGCTCAGCTTAATCACAACATCATTTCTACAAGCACATTGGTTAGCCCAGCAGTGCAGTTAGGAGGGTTTGGCCCAGTGGTGTCTGATGGCTTTGGAGTAGGATATCAGGTACATGATGACTGGATAGGTTGTAATGTTTCCTCTTACCCAACTAGGAACGGTAAAGAATTCCTTCAGTGTGTATGCAAGTCACTAGAAGATATCTTTAATGTTTTAAAGGGCAAGAAGATTGGTAGTTAG